TCTCTATGGGACTGAAAAAACATGGAATGAGAGGTAGTGTTTAGCAGATTCTTCATGCAGAACTAGTGGTTTACCAGGCAGAAAATCAAGTAAACACATTCTTGTAGAGGGAAAAGCTGGTGCGATGACACTCAGGCAAAAACAATGACAATGCAAAGAAAATGACATGTGATTTAATGAGGCTACATGCAGCGAGGGTGGAGGTGAGTTTGGACAGGAAGTAAGAAGCACATCACAGGGCATGATATCTGAAACTAACAAGTTTGAACATCATCTCCAGGGCAATGGAAGACATAACTTCGAAGGAGGGAAGGCTAAGAccaggtttcttttccttctctcctttcctccctccctctttcccactttcctctcttccttccattttttctcttttgtattgtTTGACATCTAACCTTCCCTAGAGCAAAATTTCACGTAAGAATGTAACTCTCTCCTTGAATGCACCTCAATGTCAATTATCTTCACAGTTTTTCCTGCTAGACTTTGTGTTTCCTGAGGGCAGAGACTCTGCATTATATTCATATTGGTGGGATCCATCACAACCATGACAGAAAAATTGCCAACTGTGCCCATTCTCAAGTCCACATGGCCTCATAACCATGCTATTGTCCTTTCCAGTCTACCATGCTATCTTCTGCTCCCACCTTTGGGGTGGCCCCTCCAGGAGACACCACTGTGTGCTGGCTCAGGGCACCCACTGGCATGCTCACCTTGGATTTCTGGGTAGAAAGCCATGTAAAGCAGAGCCCAGCGCAGCGTTGTTGAACTTGTCTCGGTGCCAGCCAAGAAGAGATCCAGGGTGGTGAAGATGAGGTTTTCCTCATGGAAACTGGAAGTAGCATTGCCCATATGCTAGAAAGCACCATGCTTATTAGTGGATTTGGAGGGTTCTTGGTTACCATGATACAGAGGGGCTTCATCCTAGGGAAGCATGTGGGAAGAGGGGGCCCTAGGAGGAAGGGCTTTCCCCTTTGGTCTCCTCAGGAGGCAGAGTCTCATTTCAGCAACATTGTTAGCACAGTCCTCCCCAAGTGCTGGAAGCTTTTGTTAGTTTGGGTGAATGGAAGTCAAAACTAGTTTTTAATGCCTATAGTTTGGGAGAAGCAATTAGTACAGTGGAAAGAGAAGCGATTAGTCCAGTGGGGAGATAGACTTTGGTTTCGACATTAACCACAGTGCTCACTATTTCTGTGACAcagggcaagttacttcaccAGCCTGTGTCTTACTTTcctgttttataaaatagaaataacaaaacacGCCTCTGAAGAGGACCTTCTGGTTCATATGAGAGGCAGTGGGTACACAGcaaatactcaacaaatatttatactgatactagaaagaataatttaattcTTCTATGTACAAGTTTTGTATCTCTCAGTCAGTCTTTTCCTTGTAGGTGAAAACTCTCTGAACCTACCCATCATTCTTTAGGACAGCCCATAGTCATTACCACCTTCCTCTGAAAGCCTCAATTGGTCCACATTCCTCTTACTGTGAGTCCCATGCCTGCACACCATAGAGCAAGTGAAGTCTCCTTCTCTAGTcagaaatcaatgtttctattaATATCATGCCACGAAGGTGAAATAAGAAAGGGGATTGGGAAGAAATCCAAGATTCTGCCAACTTCCACAGGAGGAACAAATAATATGATAGTTAATAATTATGAAACTAATGCTATGAAGTATATTCATCAGAAGGAGGACTCTTTTAAATGCTACACATCcaatttggtttttttcccctatgTCTTTCCTATAATGTTAGAAAGTGGGCAATATGGGGTTCCACTCAAGCCTTGAGAATAAACTCTGGCAACTGACTCAGCTTCCCTTGCATTCTgtcctgggaaggaagggaggggaaggtaATTGGGCATGGTCCAAGCAAGAATAAAACAAAGCTTTGAGGCTCaagtcttatttttccttttttatattgcACCTTCAGATATAGGTAGAGGGTAGAGACTAGAAGATGAAAAGGCAGTATTTGGGCATTCCCAAGGACTCTAGCCAAATATCACCAAACCCCAATCTTTACTTCTAAATGCTTCGTCCATCCTAAGTTAatgttgctcttttttttttttatattttatttatttatttttagagaggggggaagggagggaagaaagagaggatgagaaacatctatgtttggttgcctttcacacgcctcgtactggggatctggctcacaacccaggaatgtgccctgcctgggaattgaactggcaatcctttggttcacagcccgcactcaatccactgagctacaccagccagaacaaGTTAATGCTGCTCTTACACTCTATGAAATCCTGCTTCTAATTTTATTCCCCTGTTCTAAGTTTAATCATGATTCACAAAGATGTCCATGTCTAATCTCTGGAACCAGTAGATGTTATGCGGAGAAAAGGGATGTGATAGATATGATTAAATTAAGGGTCTTGATATAGGAACCTAATGTGGAGAATCCCAGTGGGCCTAATGCAATCACAGGAGGCAAGAGTGTTGTAAGGAGAAGGTGTAAGGATGGTAGCAGAGAAGATGCTACACTGatggctttgaagatgaaggagggGACCATGAGCCAAGCAACACAGGCAACCTCTCGAAGCTGGAAAGGTCAAGAAAACAgtttctcccctagagccttcaaAGGAGCCAGCCTTGCCCACACCTTGACTTGAGCCCATTCCAACTGCTTTCAGACTTATGACCTCCAGAGCtggaagagaataaatttgtgctGTAGTGAGCCACTAAGTTAATTTGTGACAGCATCCATAGGAAACAGTACATCTCTATTTGTTCTTCAAAAATGAAGCCCAGGAAACAACTGTGGTTTCCTcaccttttccatttccttgagGTATGCATCAATAAAATCTCTTGTCTCCTCAGGATTCCAATCTCTCTTGTGCTTTTCAATCACATGAGAAACAAACAATTTCAGTTTCTCCCATTTGCTGAAGAGTGCTTGGTGGGGTCCAGGAACAAAGTGCATTATCCGTGGAAAGGTGTTATAGAGCTAattgagaaaaacagaacaatgaCAGAGACATCATGGTCCCAGTCCCCTACTTTTTAAGACAGcagaaatgttctttttctagctCTTGTTTGCCTGCACTTTGACCTTGACTGTTCTTTCTCGCATCACTCTTCTTATCCTTCCAGCAAAGCATTTCAGGGCTCCAGGCAAAACGTACTGTTTCAGAGCATTTCTCACCACCCCAACTGCTCTGTCTCCTCCAACAAACCACTGTCTCTTGTCTGGATGCTGTAACAGCTGCTGATAGTTTTTCTGATTCCGTTCTTAACCCTCTTCTCAGTCTATTTTCTACAGAACTGGGGAGTGATCATTTAACAGTTTAATCCAGTGATTTTAAACTGGTGtgcagaaaaaattttaaaacatgcaatatctggcTATTTAGTCCGAGGCATGGAACTCTTTTTCCTtagaatgtaaaatttttaaaaaatggcaacaaccaacacaatagctgtccagtgtgaatgaatcaaaattatacctatttttgtcagatcagcaaaaagtgtatactttttaaaaaatttttaaagattttatttatttattttttagagagggaagggagggagatagagagagagaaagagagagaaacatcaatgtgcggttgctgggggttatggcctgcaacccaagcatgtaccctggttgggagtcaaacctgggacattttggttcccagcccgcgctcaatccactgagctacgccagccggtgCTAAAAAGTGTATACTTTTGGTGCACCAGAGAACTTTAGTAATTAatttacatgtgccatgagatgagaaatgCTAAAAATTGCTGGTTTAATAGGAACATTTCACTTTTTGtttatcagttctttttttaaatatattttattgattatgctattacagttgtcccatttcccccttctctcccctccatcctgtaccccctctcccacccacgttctccccctttagttcatgtccatgtgtcatacttatgagttctttagcttttacagttcccgtactattcttgccctccccctatctattttcaacctacattctatgctacttattctctataccttttccccgctctcctcctcccccccctactgctagccctccctgtgccctccatttctgtggttctgttcctgttctagttgtttgcttagcttcttttggttttactttaggtgtggttgttaataattgtgagtttgctgtccttttactatacacgtcttttctttatcttcttttcttagataagtccctttagcatttcataaagtaagggcttggtgatgatgaactcctttaatttgaccttatctgaaaagcactttatcttctcttccattctaaatgagagctttgctggatagagcaatctgggatgtaggtccttgtctttcatgacttggaatatttctttccagccccttcttgcctgtaaggtctctttggagaaatcagctgatagtctgacgggaactcctttataggttactgtccccttatctcttgctgcttctaggattctctccttcgtttttaccttggctaatgtaattatgatgtgccttggtgtgtttcttcttgggtccaacttctttggggctctctgagcttcttggatttcttggaagactgttccctttgccagtttggggaagttctcctttattatttgttcaaataacttttccacttgttgctcctccccttctggcacccctataatttggatgttggaacgtttaaaggtgtcctcaatgctcttaagcttttcctcgattttttgagttcttatttcatcatgctttcctgcttggttgattctatcttccttctggtccactgtattgttttgagactcagattccttcctttcactattggctctcctccgcatatcttcctgcatctcttttatggtaacctgcatcctttcatctaaattgcgcccaaagtcaatcaattccgtgagctttctgatcaccagtgttttgaactgtgcatctgatagattggctatttcttggtcgctcaaaaggatgagtcctgggggactgatctgttctgctggaaacatgtcttatgtctttccctatctctcctattattttatttatttattttttttctctggtctggtcgctcttgttacggtgggggggcggagccttaggtgttcaccggggctaggcgccccagtcgctagattgtgatgttatatgtgggggcaggggtgggagcggggacaggagggatcaatggtgacagttccgttctcctggactcagacactttcctgggcttctgggctgcgagctctgccctggtccacaatcgctgccccactgattcccccagccgctccttgtgtactcagggatcaccactgcattcttgcgccccagatggctgtcgctccgatttcgcgccaaatttcccccaacctccTGGCACCGCCGACCCacaccagccccgcgcccgctcggctcatcgtcccctaccagtctggatgtatgggtctacttcagcttcttggctgtccgacttccatttagataaatcctctgacagttctgatattatgactgtaaattattgttgtaaattattgtttttctattcttggttgtgcgagaaggaacggtgcgtccacctattcctccatcttgctggaagtcctgtTTATCAGTTCTTCAAAGACTCCCCAAGACATGCAGGTAAACTGTGACATGTTCTCTAGGCATTGAAGCTCTACAGGAGCAGGTGCCTGCACACACCTGTCACTTCTAGCCACCTTACCTTCTCCAGTCTGCCCCATTGGTCTCTGTAAGATCATCCATCATGTTTCTGTTTAGGCCTTTGCATTGGCTATTATCTCCAGCTGGAAGGCTCTTCCTATGAAATCTCTGGAACTCCAGCCTCATTACTTCATTAAATTGCTGCCCAAATGTCATCTACTTGGAGCAGCCTCACGTAATGATCCAATAAGTAGCAGCACCCGTCaccttctttccattcccttatcctgtcttatttttcttcatggcaGTTAACATTCTTTTGtgatatgtatatacacatatatatcacaaaatatgtatatacatatacgtacatatgtacatgtatgtaaatgtacatatatgtgtttaTCTCCATTAAGGTAATGAGGGCATtaccttatttcatttttaatgaactaaagatggttttgaatatattttcccTAATAATAATCTGGTAGGAAATAGCATAGCACAATAGAAAATCACCTAGACTTATGACATTATTGGTTTTGGTTAACAGGTCTGCTGCTTTCTAGCTATAACACTTTGGTAATACTAATAATGAGGAAGGGGAGGATGTGACTTGTTGCTTCTTAGTTCAACTAGTTGCCAATGGGGCCCCAGGGCTATGCTGGTGGCAAAATGTCATGAGGTCCATTAAGCACCTatcccagagccagtgcaccacACGTGGATTAGCTCACACATTCTCATATCTGCCTGCGTACACCATGATGcttcatttcatctttaaaagatCGCTGTGAAAATTAACTCAGATAGAATGTGTAGTTGTCCATCAAAGCCCCTGGTCTATTTTGGGACTCTAAGAAATGGCTGTTAACCCTATTCTGCTGTCTATTCTTATCCCTTTAGAAATTTCATTTCCTGGAGAATGTCAGCTGGGTACCCTGAACTCGCATGACTTCCTGGGTTCTGTCTTAATAGGAAGAGCAAAAATGGAGTCGCTGAGTTGGGGACTAACATGTCTGAAGTGAGAACAAGGAATTCAAAAATAAGtttgacaataataataaaaattaaagctcaCATTCATTATGACATTTGCATGTGCCAGGACTGACACTAACATCTTTATCCACTCTGGTGTGATGGATCCATAGAGGTCCAGGCAAAGATGCTTAtcaggaataaataaaagtaaacctGTTCCTAGATACCAGAGAGGCTACCTCAATACTTGGGGCTGATTTTTAGCTAGACATGCCTTCCAAACCCAGAACAGTGGCTGGGAGATGAAGAAGCTTCACAGAGTTTCTGACAGATTCAGAACACCCCAGGACTAAAATGGAGTGCAGGGCCCACCAAGGTAGGCAAAGTTTGAGCCCCAAGTGCCTTTACCCTATGAAATTCTAAAACTGATCATACCCTGCTGATGGGCATGCAAATGGGGAAGTAGCATTGGAAACCTGGCATCTTTAATGTTGAGGTTTATATATGGAAGAGAAATGAATGGATGTATCCACAGGAACAATTGTACTAGAAGTAATGCTCTTGGCAGCTTTACGTCTAACATTTAAAAcctggaaataacccaagtgtCTCTCAATAGAGAAGAGAGTGGTAAACAGTGACATACTCATAACATGGAATATTACCCAGAATTTTCAAAAACAGCAACTAATACAAATGAATCACAAAACAGGATGCCCAGGGGAAACCAAGCACAGAAGAAAAGTTCTGAGACAGGAGGTCTGAGGTGGCTGGGTTAGAGAGGGACATGGATGGGGGAACTCAAACACAATGGCACTCCTgacctttttaattaaaaaaaataagtgcacAGGTGTATGGCACGTGAAGTTCACTGTTTCATGTGAAGGTTGAACATGTTCTTTGCATACAATATGCATTTAATTATGTTATCTAAAGCGCTATAGTCACAGGTTGATTTCAAATAAGATTGTGTTGAGCTCAATTTAAAGGATTACATTGTAGACTAAAAATAACCCATGCCCAACATCAGCCCCAGTATCTTTaaccaagaaatgaaaagagaaacccTTACGTGGGCCCACACTGATGCCTCCAGGTGTACGACCTCATCTATCAGCCTCAGCATTTCTTGAAACTGATCATCCTGGTACTCAAAGCACTCCCCAAAGGTGATGGAGCAAATAATATTGGAAACTGCATTGTTGATCTTGAAGTGAGGATTAAAAGGCTGTCCTGGAGGTGGAAGAAAAGGTAGATCCTTCAGACtggtttgcttctgttttctacTGAGAGTCTACATGACATGTGACATCCTGAGGACAGAAACACACCTGAGGTGATGACCACAGCACCCTAGACTGGGTCAGACATACAGCACGTACTCACTCAGTGCCTAGGAAGTCAAACTGATGACTGGGGTTTAAAATCAATAATGTCTTTAATGCCCTTCTTCTTGTGCTTAATTCCAGACTTCGCTGAGGGCAGGGCCGTGGTTAGTTGTTTGGTTATATCCTCAGGACCCAATACAGCGCTGGGCACAGGACAGGCATGCAAGTACTGAGTAAGTATCTGTTCAATGAGTGAAAGAGCCACAGTCTCCTGCAAGTGTCCTAGAGGAGGACACTCACCCTTCTCCTCCTCTATTGCCAGGGCCAGGTGATGGACCTCCTCCTGTATGTGCTCCTCTAAGCTCTTCTTTCCTAAACCAAAGTTCCTTAGGGTTGTCAGGGCGAACTTTCTTTGCTCCTTCCATATCTGGCCACTGGACAGGGCCAATCCTGAGAAAAGGAAAGCCAGCATTATGAAAAGAAAGTCAACATATGGTATGGGAATTTCTATGAGACTGTAAAAAGGAAAAGGTCATTAGGCAGTTGGGTAGTATTCAGAGCAATCATCCCAGAGCAATGAATATAATTGCTCCCATGTACTGGTTGGTGGAAATAACAGGCATGTTAGTATTTTTTATGCATTATGTAATTTAGTACTCACAGAAACTCTGGGAGGTAAATACAATTATCAACCCCTTTCCAACTTTGCTGATGAAAAAACTGaagtaaaagggaaaaagtaaagtTTGCAAAGACACACACAGGGTAGTAAGCATCTGAGCAGGCATTCAAGTTCACATGTACCTGACTGCAAAGACCACACTTTTATTACTAGTCACATAGctatatttatgtgtttgtgtCATGCTACACACTAAGAATGCACCCATAGGTAAGAAAATCCATATTTGTAAAGAGGCAAGGCTTTAATGGGTCTGATAGGAGAGGTCCCATCTATACTTAaccttcaaaaatgaagaaatgccTGAAGAAAGCAGAGGCAATACAATATCCCATGCAGGCAAAGGAAAAGACACCATCTTGGTGTGTTCAACAGACCATCATTTCATGTATAACACGGGTAAGGCCacacccctttcctttcttcacttCTAGAGCACTCTTCAACTCCTTTTAATGTCTGGCTTTGGCTCTACTCTCTCCGTGAAATGGCCCTCCTTGCTCTCAAATCCAGAGTTGCTTTTTAACCTCATCTTACTTGGTTTTCCAGCAACATGAGACACTTTTTTCTTGAAACACTCTTTTCCAGTGGTGTTCAGGACACTACacttcccagatttttttttttcaagttctctGAAAACAGAGAACTTCCCATATCTCTGGCTAGTTCATCTTGTACCCAGTTCTGAAATGATGGAGTTCTTTGAGAGAAGGTCTTCTCTTCTTCCCCTATACTCCATTTCTGGAAAATCTCACACCTAAACATTTAAATAGCATCTATTGATAGTGACCTTCTATTTCCAACTCTGAGCTTCAGACAGAGATATACGACTGTCAGCTTGATTTTACCAACTTTAAAGGTATTGCAAACTCAGCATATCCATGATGGAATTTATGCTGTTCTCCATACAACTCCTCATCCAAGCCAAAATTTCCTTGTCTCCCAAACACCCTTCTTTCCATCCATATACTTATTTGGATGTCGacttccttctcccccattccttctcccccattccttccttctcccccattctctcttCTTCTAGGTCATCACATCCTACTGGATTTACCTCCTGAATATCTTGAATCCATGTATTTTCAGTGCTACTGTTCCACGTTAATCTAGTGTACTGTCCTATCTTGCTACCTTCCTAGTCCAAGCTATCACCTTCTCTAGCCTAAAATGTTACAACGGTCTGTTGCTTCCTTTATTTCAGTCACTACATTGCAaccaaaacaagtttttaaaatgtacaatgttTATATGATGATTCCTTTCTCTACTGAAAACCATTTAAGAGCTTCCTTGTTTTAGGATAAAACCCAACATCCTTATCAAGAAACTGCATAAACTATTCCTGGGCAAACTCTTCAGCTTCATCTGCATTTAATTATTCCATTTGATCTCTGTTCTTGCCACACTGGCCACTTTTTCATTTCCTCAACTTCACTGTGCTTCTTCTCACCTCAGGGACTTTTTGTATTctattccctctgcctgattGCTTCTTTACTTGATTAAATTAATTGTCATTTCCATTAATTTTTCCTGAATCCTAGGACTAGATTAGATTACCCTAATAAGTGCATTCTACACATATCTACAAAGAACTTTAAATCATTACAGTTAAATAATAGTCTTTCTCTCTGACCAGAACTTGACTTATATAAGAACACGGATTTTATCTGTCCTACTCATTGTTTTATTGCTGGTGCTTAGCACTGTGGTTCACATTGCAGATAATAGAGTAGATGGATGTAGAGTTagcacataaaatatttgaaagaggaaggggaagcatCTGAAAAAAATTGTGCTTTGGTAGAGTAATAAATTTGAGtttttcatttagattttaaGTGTTTACGTTTATTTAATGATAATTTAAACTGTTCATGCCATACCGTTCCAATGTATACTGGAAGGCTTGAGATAGCCTGTGGACACAGCCTTAATGATGAAGCATAGGGACCTACAGTTGAGAAGAAGAAATGACAAAACCAGCAGAAGGAAGCAGATACACATCTCTCATCCTAGTGGAAGAGATCTGCAGTGGGAGACCAGAAAGAGAAAGTATTGGAGTTTTCAGAGCATGATTGAATGCTGCATTGTTTATCAAAGCCTGGTCATGTGTTTTTCAAAGTGTTCACAATGAGTTCACTCAGGAGATGCAGTTTATTCTAAATCCCTGACATTAGGGCTGACTCAGCACAATCCTCAGAGAGAGAGCCTTTCTGGGAAATGAGAACATCAAGCTTCCactaaaggcaggaattttatAATGGGCATGGTCTCTAGGGTATGCTGGAGAGGTCTAGTCTCAGAGGCACCATTAACAGACCTTAGAATTATTAAAGATACACATCTGACATTGGTCAAGAAACTTACCATTTTTCTTGAAGATCCGTTCTCGAATGGGGGATAGGGGGCGGTCAACAAACTTGTGGCCCTGGTGGACAAGGGCCTCTTTGATTAACGGCAATCCAGTTACAACAACTATAGGCCAGACACCAAACTCCATGCTGAAAATGTTCCCATATTTCTTcacatactgaaaaataaatagttaGATGTGAATGTGTACACCTTTGTGTGTCCAAGAAAGGAGTAGTGTGTAGCTGGAGGGCTTTTATTGAGAGCATGGATGTGTGCTCTCTTTCAGCTGACAGGAATGTTTccccctgttttattttcttctcaactACACTGAGATTTAGTTCACTATAGGACATGCACATCCCTTATAAATCATTTTATCAGTTCCTCAACCTGTAGGAATTGAGTGAGCATCTTCCACTGTCCTGAAAATGAGTTATGAAGCTAGAACTATAATAAAATCAACAAGGTCTCTAACCTCAAGCATCTTAGAGTCTAGTGAACAGAATTCAGCACCTGTGGCTCACCAAAGAGGGCTGACATCTGTGCAGTGTAAGTCTGGAATAGCAAGCATGGATTTCTTACTAAATCATATCTGCTTAAACAAAAGAGAAGTCCCCTTTCTCAACATGTGCTCTGGAAGACAGAAAATGCATTCCAGGGCTGGTTCCAGTGGTGAGGAAAAGCACGCTAGCTCTGGAGCTATGTGTGAATGGTAACTCTACAGTTCACTAGCTGTCGGCTCTTGAGAAAattgcctcattttttttgagcCTCACATCCCTAGCTAGAAAAGGCAGAATATGGTCCTTTCATCAAGTGGTTCTGTGAAGACAATGAGAGCAGCAATGAGAAAGGCACTTTGTTTTTTGGTACCTGGTGCACAGCCACTGGAGTCTCTTGAGTAATGAATGTGCTCTGTGGTGAAGACAGGACCAGATCCCAGGGATGTGTGGTAGGAAGGCACTTCTGGTCACAGATGGACCCAGCCATCTTGAAAGATGTTAAGCATCTTTCATGTTTTATCTCATTCAACCTCACAATACCCTACAGTAGTAATGATTTCCCTTgtctttcagaaaaggaaaatgagtcaTAGCTAAAGTAATGTAGTCAAGGTGAGAAAGCTATTGAGTGGTGGAAGGATTTTGCAGGCATTGGGTAAGATTCAAGGAAAACAATGTGCACCTGAGGTGGTCCCAGGACTTTAGAATTCAGTGGGGTCCTTAGACTTTAGTGAGAGCAAGAGAGTGAAAGTGAGAgtgagagatggggagaggggagaatggaagagtgtgtgggtgtgtcaTGAATATGCACAAAGGTGCAGGTATGTACAGGACAGATTAAATGACAGGGGCTGGTCACCCATCAAAGTCTTTTCTGACCTGCCTATTAAAGAGAGGGCTCTTGGTAAAGCCTGGCCCTTCCTCTGGTCTGTTGGGTGTGTCTAGCTGCAGGCAGTGGATCTAATAGGAGTGGTGTGTTTCCTCCAGGTGTCTGGGGCCTTGTCTCCATGATTTCCGAGTACTCATGCTCCCCCATGTGCACCTTATTTCCCTGGACCCCATCAGGCCCACTGAAGCAAGTATAATGGATTTGGTCAAATTCCACCACCCTTCTCCCACAATATATTTACAAAGTGTAATACTACTCGGtcatacaaaggaagaaaactctaccctttgcaacagcatggatggacctagaaaatattatgctgagtgaaataagtcagtcagagaaagacaagtaccatatgatttcactcatatgtggcatccaatgaacaaactaaactaacaagcaaaatagagacagccTCATAGACAAAGCTATGGATGATTGCTTTGGTGGGTGGCTAATGGGTGGATgaatcaagaaaaaggaaaaaggatgctTGGGCCTGGACACAGTGTGGTGATCAGGGTGGATCTGTGGAGGCGTAAGagggcataagggggataaatagtaatgggaaatgccataaaaataaattttataaatctaGACTGAACTCAATATTTGTGTTGTTCTTTGGGCCAGAGTCTTCCATCAGTCTGTGTTCATCTCTAGCACGGCATACCCTGTCTTGCTAGAAAGGGCAGAGACAAGATTCCATCTCCAGCTGGTCTGCTCCTAAGAAACTGCAGAGATATCTAGTTGAATGCTGGGATAAACTTCTCAGGCTTTACAAGAAGGGTTTCTTGACTACTTTAGAATACTCAATAAGAATGTTTTTAGAACAGCTGAAAATCTCAGATTAAGCTCAAAGATCACCTAGATTCTCAGCCTGTACTTGGGAGTCAGCACTCCATTAGTATttactaaaatgaattttttcaGAGACCCATCTCTACCAGTGCTATGTCCATGTACATGAATACTCCAAGATTACTGGGTGAGAAACTTTTATGGTATGATGAGCTGTGTAAACATGGATAGGTCATAGGACCCCCTGAAGCCCTGGTGATACCCAACAACTGTTGAATACACTGTGCTGGTCATTGTGGTAATTGCTgtacatagaaataaatgtatgacTCAGAGGGAATCTCAGAAGACTTTGTAAGATAGGCCGTACTTTTtaatgtataacattaaataagtC
This Phyllostomus discolor isolate MPI-MPIP mPhyDis1 chromosome 5, mPhyDis1.pri.v3, whole genome shotgun sequence DNA region includes the following protein-coding sequences:
- the LOC114496360 gene encoding cytochrome P450 2J2-like, encoding MGSLVTAIWRFLNPSTLLLSAIVFLVLANFFRRQQLPKNYPPGPRSVPFFGNFFLLDFKQPHLSLQKYVKKYGNIFSMEFGVWPIVVVTGLPLIKEALVHQGHKFVDRPLSPIRERIFKKNGLALSSGQIWKEQRKFALTTLRNFGLGKKSLEEHIQEEVHHLALAIEEEKGQPFNPHFKINNAVSNIICSITFGECFEYQDDQFQEMLRLIDEVVHLEASVWAHLYNTFPRIMHFVPGPHQALFSKWEKLKLFVSHVIEKHKRDWNPEETRDFIDAYLKEMEKHMGNATSSFHEENLIFTTLDLFLAGTETSSTTLRWALLYMAFYPEIQEKTQAEIDRVLGQSQQPSMASREFLPYTNAVVHEVQRMGNILPLNVPREVTADTTLAGYYIPKGTILVTNLTALHRDPAEWTTPDTFNPEHFLENGQFKKREAFLPFSLGKRECLGEQLAKAELFIFFTTLLQKFTFKPPDNEKLSLEFRMGLTISPVDYCICAVPRA